A single genomic interval of Lepisosteus oculatus isolate fLepOcu1 chromosome 12, fLepOcu1.hap2, whole genome shotgun sequence harbors:
- the lrrfip1a gene encoding nestin isoform X15, giving the protein MGTQGTGRKRIPNRERLTAEDDALNQIAREAEARLAAKRAARAEAREIRMKELERQQKEIYQVQKKYYGLDNKWGDIEQWMEDNERYSRRTRRNTSISDDDERMSVGSRGSLRAGSRKKSKKKKHSKAGNYCSSDLYSNSSLSSSKLQSTQNGARPSMLYSDAPQYRSYRGSVYEDSVCSAARRFNGSNSRAPSEYSGFLGSNSRASSRASSARASPVSQEDCSSVAGFLRSAASSSSVLRDLDDVTIPDLPDVEERSDRDFLEKGSRTASTLSAATLASLGGSSSRRGSGDTSISADTEASIREIKDIHELKDQVQDVELRYIQGLKEVKDSLAEVEEKYRKAMVSNAQMDNEKSNLMYQVDTLKDSLMELEEQLSETRRAYEEKTKEYERERHAHSVLQFQFNEMKETLRQSEELLTEVRQLRLKQDGYVREVSDLQETLEWKDKKIGALERQKEYSDAIRNERDELRDEVVLLKDVLKRHGIVLGQSAATNGEAGEGGPDRPANVDSSPVSAQDPSQTLHSSGDGLLGKAKEVQMESKDVKDVGNKQILEKDENNSVGQHRQQEGAESQEGLGGEKTQEIQGGSELSSPAPCEDSLNNIEEQRLLASIPSQENPEKAWSDSSMASDSVTQVTDTDKGDTHQDGIQKPIQESKLGGDVVCGSTENTSMVDEGEQKREIVVETEKAGIQVVITGPEEEMVREGDEGPENGGNNSEKPEQTSGGFGVTVDENKYQSSDTGSEAIDSASSGVEIQDTNTIEGRIENKTFVERETELKAASEISVESAEVDLVEKHTESKCMDSKRDNILDSGIEGTTDKDVMDGSGQIEKVISVDECATPESTGAVSEEINWSISKCQEEIQGQEARFLKSEAGNTESARDSTLLSLESEVNSVKGEINEELSESLVARLPEGESCDNTLSDKEHDVAITLSEQLHREQYSEVVLRETESEGEERVVSGDSVTPVLPNTQSDPESKGTREEASLDGPTEPPVLECADDPGRDTTDESAIESEGKENEVAQGAEPEMDSKPDENDLDNRIQEEGAEVVKEHDLKTEDSGLGTEDVREKPETQEIDKKTESQSPTEAQDSGCRDLEENEHPQPTGPEFEEGECPQLTGPELKEDERPQLAEPELKEDERPQLAEPELKEDERPQLAEPELEEDKCPQPAEPEHEEVGGPQPTGPEHEDDGHPQPTEPELEEDECPQVTGPELKEDEHPQSIGPELKEDERLQSTGPELEEDECPQPTGPELEEDGRPQPTGPELQEDGSPQVAGPELKEDECPQPTGPEIKEDGRPQPTGSELEEDGCPQPTGPELKEDRPPHSTGPELKEDRPPHSTGPELEEDRHPQQTGPEIQEDRGAHLPGTELEKDGCPQPTGPEVEDDGHPQPTGPDVEDDGRPQPTGPDVEDDGRPQPAGPVLEEDGGPQPTALELEEDGGPQPTALELEEDGGPQPTALELEDDVRPQPAGPEVEDDVRPQPTGPEVEDDVRPQPAGPELEEDGGVQPTAPEHGKENKSVDNEEEKKMELTGGNERKNDGEEKENETEKDIAEILDVGVEFGDNVNTVDLSEEGKSTVSSCNPLVGSPITKGLEEPTGESTVLYPENCELKDKSELQMQGNSDTNVLADTSNLTSEEVSDVSETPEKVDIDTVVTDNSFDAKMDAAKEESQECLTAQGVSSVGALAECVEKVIAQVERTEVEEDEIQEKSQVKDDPVDSLNLKGEGESAERTEVQETDPKEETKTQVKEESPVMLENDLKKGKDMLETNEAQEIGKRENIELQVKHDGSVQDTVNADSEDVSSGRTMDSCVSISEAGASHPEGSNGNKEHQKQTEVQDKCATSPVKEKSETKNAGQAELSKVLCVSEKEQELTSEKEEEEEEDEKGDSFEFEDSALAEEQPREEKIEAASGALEPRTEKKDGNQDVKSVSSDKVEDLEQSKQSEAGETEAPQQESESKPGAHEESSAVKSADRVRESAEDEQDQNGSQEEGNTMEGAVKDKGQTESQAQKSGGARNQEETEGDDLGKADSAKGSKKGKGKGRDDCRMS; this is encoded by the exons CCTTCCATGCTATATAGTGATGCTCCCCAATATCGGAGTTACAGG GGCTCTGTTTACGAGGACAGTGTATGCAGCGCAGCCCGGCGGTTTAATGGCTCTAACTCTCGAGCT CCATCGGAGTACAGTGGCTTTCTGGGGTCCAACTCGCGTGCTTCTTCCAGGGCCAGTTCTGCTCGCGCCAGCCCTGTG TCTCAGGAGGACTGCAGCTCGGTGGCAGGGTTCCTGCGCAGTGCAGCTAGCAGCAGCAGTGTCCTGAGAGACCTGGATGATGTCACTATCCCTGATCTGCCCGAC GTGGAAGAGAGGTCGGACAGGGATTTCCTGGAAAAG GGATCTCGGACAGCTTCCACGTTGTCAGCTGCTACCCTTGCCTCCCTGGGAGGGTCATCTTCTCGTAGAGGGAGTGGGGATACCTCCATCTCTGCTGACACAGAAGCCTCTATTCGAGAGATTAAG GATATTCATGAGCTGAAGGATCAGGTTCAGGATGTGGAACTCAGATATATACAGGGGCTCAAAGAAGTCAAG gactctctggctgaagtggagGAGAAGTATAGGAAAGCCATGGTATCCAATGCCCAGATGGACAATGAGAAGTCTAATCTGATGTACCAGGTGGACACGCTGAAGGACTCCCTGATGGAGCTGGAGGAGCAGCTCTCAGAGACCAGGAGAGCATATGAAGAAAAAACTAAA GAATATGAAAGAGAGAGGCATGCCCACAGCGTGTTACAGTTCCAGTTTAACGAGATGAAAGAGACTCTCCGACAAAGTGAAGAATTATTAACT GAGGTCCGCCAGCTGCGACTGAAGCAGGATGGCTATGTTAGGGAGGTTTCTGACCTGCAGGAAACCCTGGAGTGGAAGGATAAAAAGATTGGG GCCTTAGAGAGGCAGAAGGAATATTCTGACGCTATCCGGAATGAGCGGGATGAGCTCAGGGATGAAGTGGTCCTACTGAAGGACGTTCTGAAG AGACACGGGATTGTTCTGGGCCAGAGCGCAGCCACTAATGGGGAGGCCGGCGAGGGTGGTCCTGACAGACCGGCCAATGTGGACTCCTCCCCAGTGTCAGCTCAGGACCCCTCTCAGACTCTGCACTCTAGTGGGGATGGACTGCTAG GCAAAGCCAAGGAGGTGCAGATGGAAAGTAAAGATGTGAAGGATGTTGGGAATAAGCAGATCTTGGAGAAGGATGAGAACAATTCTGTGGGACAGCACAGGCAACAGGAGGGGGCAGAATCACAGGAAGGGCTTGGTGGAGAAAAGACGCAAGAAATCCAGGGTGGAAGTGAACTGTCTTCACCAGCACCCTGTGAGGACTCACTAAATAACATAGAAGAACAGAGGCTTTTGGCCAGCATACCCTCTCAAGAGAACCCAGAAAAGGCATGGTCCGACTCGTCTATGGCCTCTGATAGTGTCACACAGGTCACTGATACAGACAAGGGTGACACACATCAAGATGGCATTCAGAAGCCCATTCAAGAGTCCAAGCTTGGGGGTGATGTAGTCTGTGGCAGTACAGAGAACACAAGTATGGTAGATGAAGGAGAACAAAAGAGAGAAATTGTTGTTGAAACAGAGAAAGCAGGGATACAAGTGGTTATAACAGGTCCTGAAGAAGAAATGGTTAGAGAGGGAGACGAAGGTCCTGAAAATGGTGGGAATAACAGTGAAAAACCTGAGCAAACTTCAGGTGGTTTTGGTGTAACCGTTgatgaaaataaatatcagaGTTCAGACACAGGTAGTGAAGCCATTGATTCAGCATCATCAGGTGTGGAAAttcaagacacaaacacaatcgAAGGAAGgattgaaaacaaaacttttgtaGAAAGGGAAACAGAGCTCAAAGCTGCTAGTGAGATAAGTGTGGAAAGTGCAGAGGTAGATTTGGTAGAAAAGCACACAGAGAGCAAATGCATGGATAGTAAAAGAGATAATATTTTGGATAGTGGAATAGAAGGAACAACAGATAAAGATGTAATGGATGGTTCAGGTCAAATCGAGAAAGTCATCAGTGTGGATGAATGTGCAACCCCAGAAAGTACTGGCGCTGTATCAGAAGAAATAAATTGGAGCATATCAAAGTGCCAAGAAGAAATTCAAGGTCAAGAAGCACGTTTTCTGAAATCAGAAGCTGGAAATACAGAGTCTGCTAGGGACAGTACTTTGCTTTCTTTAGAGAGTGAGGTTAACTCTGTAAAAGGTGAAATTAATGAAGAATTATCTGAAAGTCTGGTAGCTAGGTTACCAGAGGGTGAAAGTTGTGACAACACATTGAGTGACAAAGAACATGATGTAGCTATAACTTTAAGTGAACAGTTACATAGGGAACAATATTCTGAGGTAGTTTTAAGGGAAACGGAGTCAGAGGGAGAAGAGAGGGTTGTTTCAGGAGACAGTGTGACCCCAGTCCTGCCAAACACTCAGTCTGATCCTGAAAGCAAAGGGACAAGAGAAGAAGCTTCATTGGATGGACCTACTGAACCACCGGTATTGGAATGCGCTGATGATCCAGGAAGGGACACCACAGACGAATCGGCCATTGAgagtgaaggaaaagaaaatgaagtagCTCAAGGAGCAGAGCCTGAAATGGATTCAAAACCAGATGAGAATGATTTGGACAATAGAATCCAGGAGGAAGGTGCAGAAGTAGTCAAAGAACATGACTTGAAGACTGAGGATTCTGGATTAGGGACAGAAGATGTAAGAGAAAAGCCGGAAACACAAGAAATTGACAAGAAAACTGAAAGTCAATCTCCAACAGAAGCACAAGATTCAGGGTGCCGAGATCTGGAGGAAAATGAACATCCCCAGCCGACTGGACCTGAATTTGAGGAGGGTGAATGTCCCCAGCTGACTGGACCTGAACTCAAGGAAGATGAACGTCCCCAGCTGGCTGAACCTGAACTCAAGGAAGATGAACGTCCCCAGCTGGCTGAACCTGAACTCAAGGAAGATGAACGTCCCCAGCTGGCTGAACCTGAACTCGAGGAAGATAAATGTCCCCAGCCCGCTGAACCTGAACACGAGGAAGTTGGAGGTCCCCAGCCAACTGGACCTGAACACGAGGACGATGGGCATCCCCAGCCAACTGAACCTGAACTTGAGGAGGATGAATGTCCCCAGGTGACTGGACCTGAACTCAAGGAAGATGAACATCCCCAATCAATTGGACCTGAACTCAAGGAAGATGAACGTCTCCAATCAACTGGACCTGAACTTGAGGAAGACGAATGTCCCCAGCCCACTGGACCTGAACTCGAGGAAGATGGACGTCCCCAGCCCACTGGACCTGAACTTCAGGAGGATGGATCTCCCCAGGTGGCTGGACCTGAACTCAAGGAAGATGAATGTCCTCAACCAACTGGACCTGAAATCAAGGAAGACGGACGTCCCCAGCCGACTGGGTCTGAACTCGAGGAAGATGGATGTCCCCAGCCCACTGGACCTGAACTCAAGGAAGACAGACCTCCCCATTCCACTGGACCTGAACTCAAGGAAGACAGACCTCCCCATTCCACTGGACCTGAACTCGAGGAAGACAGACATCCCCAGCAGACTGGACCTGAAATCCAGGAAGACAGAGGTGCCCATCTCCCTGGTACTGAACTTGAGAAAGATGGCTGTCCCCAGCCCACTGGACCTGAAGTTGAGGATGATGGCCATCCCCAGCCCACTGGACCTGACGTTGAGGATGATGGCCGTCCCCAGCCCACTGGACCTGACGTTGAGGATGATGGCCGTCCCCAGCCCGCTGGACCTGTACTCGAGGAAGATGGAGGTCCCCAACCCACTGCACTTGAACTTGAGGAAGATGGAGGTCCCCAACCCACTGCACTTGAACTCGAGGAAGATGGAGGTCCCCAGCCCACTGCACTTGAACTTGAGGACGATGTCCGTCCCCAGCCCGCTGGACCTGAAGTCGAGGACGATGTCCGTCCCCAGCCCACTGGACCTGAAGTCGAGGACGATGTCCGTCCCCAGCCCGCTGGACCTGAACTCGAGGAAGATGGAGGTGTCCAGCCCACTGCACCTGAACAcggaaaggaaaacaaatcagTAGATAATGAAGAGGAGAAGAAAATGGAGCTTACTGGAGGAAATGAGAGAAAAAACGATggtgaggaaaaagaaaatgaaacagaaaaagatattGCAGAAATCTTAGATGTTGGTGTTGAATTTGGAGATAATGTCAATACTGTGGATTTAAGTGAAGAAGGGAAAAGTACTGTCTCAAGCTGCAACCCACTGGTAGGATCCCCAATAACTAAAGGTTTGGAAGAACCAACAGGTGAAAGCACTGTTCTATATCCTGAAAATTGTGAGTTGAAAGATAAATCTGAACTCCAGATGCAAGGTAATTCAGACACAAATGTGCTTGCTGACACTTCAAACCTGACTTCTGAAGAGGTAAGTGATGTCAGTGAAACCCCAGAAAAGGTGGACATCGACACCGTTGTTACAGACAATAGCTTTGATGCAAAGATGGATGCAGCTAAGGAAGAAAGCCAGGAGTGTTTGACTGCTCAGGGCGTTTCTTCAGTAGGAGCATTAGCAGAATGTGTGGAAAAAGTAATCGCACAAGTTGAAAGAACAGAGGTGGAAGAAGATGAAATTCAGGAAAAGTCACAAGTCAAAGATGATCCAGTAGATTCCTTGAATCTCAAAGGAGAAGGGGAGTCAGCTGAGAGAACAGAAGTACAAGAAACAGACCCTAAGGAAGAAACTAAGACTCAGGTAAAGGAGGAGTCGCCAGTGATGTTAGAAAATGAtctaaaaaaaggcaaagatATGCTTGAAACAAACGAGGCACAGGAAATTGgtaaaagagaaaatattgaGTTGCAGGTTAAACATGATGGTAGTGTTCAggatacagtaaatgctgaCTCAGAAGATGTCTCTTCTGGGAGGACGATGGATTCTTGTGTTTCTATTAGTGAAGCTGGTGCATCGCATCCAGAAGGAAGTAATGGGAACAAAGAACACCAAAAGCAGACAGAGGTCCAGGATAAATGTGCCACAAGTCCAGTGAAGGAAAAGTCTGAAACTAAGAATGCGGGGCAGGCTGAGCTCAGTAAGGTCCTCTGTGTATCTGAAAAAGAGCAAGAACTGACCAGTGagaaagaagaagaggaggaagaggatgaGAAAGGAGATTCGTTTGAGTTTGAAGACTCTGCACTTGCAGAGGAGCAACCTCGGGAAGAAAAAATAGAGGCAGCATCGGGGGCGCTGGAGCCGCGTACCGAGAAGAAAGATGGCAATCAAGATGTGAAGAGTGTCAGCTCGGATAAAGTAGAAGACCTTGAACAGTCCAAGCAATCTGAAGCTGGTGAGACAGAGGCTCCACAGCAGGAATCTGAGTCAAAACCAGGGGCACATGAGGAGAGTTCTGCTGTGAAATCTGCAGACAGGGTGAGAGAATCAGCAGAAGATGAACAGGACCAGAATGGATCACAAGAGGAGGGCAATACGATGGAGGGGGCAGTCAAAGATAAGGGGCAAACAGAAAGTCAGGCTCAAAAGAGTGGGGGTGCAAGAAATCAAGAAGAGACAGAGGGTGACGATCTTGGCAAGGCAGATTCAGCTAAAGGGAGTAAGAAGGGAAAGGGGAAAGGGAGGGATGATTGTAGGATGTCATAA